The following proteins come from a genomic window of Pelmatolapia mariae isolate MD_Pm_ZW linkage group LG17, Pm_UMD_F_2, whole genome shotgun sequence:
- the utp20 gene encoding small subunit processome component 20 homolog isoform X1, translated as MKIKSKSSYHKSENTFRFLTFAERLANVNINVIHRIDRTGSYAEEVETYFSEGLTKWRDLNLTEHFTTFLKEVSNKSQSFNMLVFHQKSIVESLKTHLAVQNSLAYQPLLDLVVQLARDLQTDFYPHFPDFFLLITSLLDTKDTELLEWSFTCLSYLYKYLWRLMVKDMTNMYSLYSSLLAHKKEHIRMFAAESFSFLMRKVPDLDALLTHVFSDLEEHPEKVEGTGQLLFEMCKGVRNMFHSCAANSFSVALRKLGPAMSRGVSLPWTSVRDALDHMAQAAADHVDREHMLVLWESLQASMLEVLDIMEAKGKDADLATEQLESLLFILHTLASHKGGAKITKPESVCQTVLRLIQSSSLSASCSRLLLQITSSLLLGENVSLPNSLIQETVQKIFRSTVGHDLILEFTKEMFTMKQFEQLFLPTLLRFTTGLFNQGDALSRHSSLDVLVSLILAKAPPPTDGSMAFETYPLLFTGQTTGRVFSRKEEIQRSHAESKQLAVPELVLSMIKIPDEPDQPVSNLSLPWAALVLLPHLRPLAPAAVVPDVTAFLNRLLCEIEAEKLGKAALFVARQALSCLLSLDSSAQLLSLVTVEKVNSILRKFPTDLSALLLADLYYTRLTLSGVSEHLSHNALLELYQMLYCNLSSNISKIRLLTLRLFSQFDAELPPQAEGEDNVEVQSVFAVCLQAELVPASVHDYREKLLHLRKLRHDLVPRSLPRGPPGTVQQVPLRYLIAMLFVNFRPLWDPVIELIVSHARGMDNKDFWMVYHEHLEMVAGLAEKELEEEEDDDEEKPSVQSEPGCDVIESGDVGTLFLEQLKLASDPSERTDFTNFRSLLWRAMAQFTDRVEPRSRELTPLLLRFIRNEFYLTDLLVAPTQDLRKRSDAALEDKSGMTEHMEEGEEEEEAEEGSKQQRKSLPRRATAKQLIAHLKVFSKFTNPRALYLESSLRELYNQLLTHQDQQIQQVALECVITYKDPNIVPYKENLERLLDDKHFKEEIVHFNISEETGVVDASHRGKLIPLLMRILFGRLRSKAGSKFQGKASATYRSSIILRFLAGCQAEELGMFIDLLFEPVSHHCQGSCLAAVQRAVAETDLGAVLPLGRLHSLLNTINVVIQKLGHLIHVYLPKVLQILVCVTASVSTILDQREQLRAGCINPLKNLRRLGILRILDFFDCFDTYSFRPDEIDAVFEAAVWPQVRRLPTESTYSPTPLLKLIHVWSKDARYFPLLAKQKPDHPECDILLNVFALLSAKKVSPATIAVVMDIAEYLATAADFVASETETELSVNGCVFPQPAEGALIAADSLAQGPRLLLPHIPTLLRYFSGIVRNTDRLKKKKFRAQVAKELNILSKVSRFVSNKEQSSMLISLLLPYLQKGNKSQETEIDLLATIQNLLRQCDKPSVFLRPLSKLFSIIHNKLPRQALTNVFQTLSDLDPSLTYITDLATKLNAFDSRHLDEIHFDVRLTAFQDATRRVKGMQTLDLDYISTVMHNCFHTYEIGDMSLGDNATLCLSAVITQLAAVGPGEQIYRDVVQHIILDAVHKGLRSKTESVQHEYTTILACLVKTFPSKKEFRDLVQLANYSDPESDFFEHMKHIQIHRRGRALRKLAKQLTEGTVVLTPRSLQNYIMPYAMTALLDEKMLKHENMISASVEVVGAVCRRLTWSKYLYYLKQFIHILQTAQAEQKLAVSLLVTVLEAFHFDHQTLSREMEAAKAREAGSVEINADDENVAADDESDASDDEEEMEVDGNASTDVPMEMEGAPATKVKAQAAPKLSTAVSGLPQSAEELESLIGLIHQTVNESVLPRLHKCLNAKVKRDEEHKAVKSKDVKDEEVVRIPIAFAMVKLMQTLPPHIMEANLPGILIKICVLLRNRFQEIRDVARGTLVKIIETLGCRYLQYLLKEMQGVLVKGYQLHVLTFTVYQLLSALTPTLKSGDLDSCMNMLIDIFNNELFGTVAEEKEVKGIVSKLMEARHSKSMDSYELLAQFCSKESITKLILPLKEILEATSSLKVCNRVAAVLRRLVSGLLVNSGMTSQDILLLSHGLVSQSLPLLTKRDRDKASAKPPPDPRLPPPSCLLLPPTPKRGGQKAPVSSRTNMHILVDAGLKLLHLSLKKSKVTSSDPSALEMLDPFVHLLLTCLDSMHVKVITEALIAFTWLLKFPLPAVEQNAGQLTKQLFVLLKDYSKAGAARGENYHLVQNCFKAMTVLVKNVKTNSISETQLQVLLGYAEEDIYDQSRQATAFGMLKAILSRKLVVPEMEEVMKKVAKLSVTGSNAMIRIHCRQIYLKYLLDYPLGKKLKLHLEFVVAQLRYEQDTGRESVLEMLAYIFQTFPQKILLGHSALFFAPLALVVVNDDSARCKKMAAMAIKTLLTQLDSNNQNTLFSIVSTWLNAEKVSLRRLGAQICGLFVEVEEEKFARRLEDLLPLLEKEINPDNYEDIEEEQEEKGADRLLFSYLTLLTKLSKHCGFLELSKPSDTLQNIWGHIEAHLRYPHCWVWLTASQLFGQLFAAHRAEQLVAVWRGEGDASSELAATDFITCNLDKKMRELALSFCYQLQSKYLDTASGEQVIKNLLFVGKVIYLISPESQIITQEEEKEGEDEQMENGDEGDEEEEEEREEEGKEEEEEEEDDKEDRPPSLLWLMKKLSLMAKREAAYAPKVPLKRTCVFKFLGAMAMDLGKERLAPYLTTIITPLYRELDSTYADQDPTLKNLAQELIELMKKQVGLERFSLAFSAVQKEFSQRRAARKQHRAMQAVANPDIAAKKKLKKHKNKIEAKKRKIEFLRPGYKAKKQRSHALKDLAMVQ; from the exons ATGAAGATCAAATCCAAGTCTTCGTATCACAAATCTGAGAACACCTTCAGG tttctcACATTTGCTGAAAGACTCGCCAACGTCAACATCAACGTGATCCATCGCATTGACAGAACTGGATCTTACGCTGAG GAAGTAGAAACATACTTCTCTGAAGGACTGACAAAATGGAGGGACCTCAACTTGACAGAACATTTCA CCACGTTTCTGAAAGAGGTTTCCAACAAGAGCCAGTCATTCAACATGCTGGTTTTCCATCAGAAGTCCATCGTGGAATCTCTGAAAACCCACCTGGCCGTCCAGAACAGTCTGGCCTACCAACCCCTGCTAGA CCTCGTGGTGCAGCTGGCCAGAGACCTGCAGACCGACTTTTACCCCCACTTCCCAGATTTCTTCCTTCTGATCACCTCACTGCTGGACACAAAGGACACAGAGCTCCTGGAGTGGAGTTTCACCTGCCTCTCCTACCTCTACAAGTACCTGTGGAGGCTTATGGTGAAGGACATGACCAATATGTACAG TTTGTATAGCAGCCTGCTGGCACACAAGAAGGAGCACATCCGCATGTTTGCAGCAGAAAGCTTCTCCTTTTTGATGCGAAAG GTTCCAGATCTCGATGCTCTGCTCACCCACGTGTTCTCCGACCTAGAGGAGCACCCTGAGAAGGTGGAGGGAACGGGCCAGCTGCTGTTTGAGATGTGCAAAGGAGTGCGAAACATGTTCCACTCCTGTGCTGCTAAT tctttctctgtggcaTTGCGTAAGCTTGGCCCAGCAATGAGCCGTGGGGTCTCTCTCCCGTGGACCTCTGTTAGGGACGCTCTGGATCACATGGCCCAGGCAGCAGCCGATCACGTGGACAGAGAACACATGCTGGTTTTGTGGGAGTCCCTCCAG GCCAGCATGTTGGAGGTGCTGGATATTATGGAGGCAAAGGGGAAAGACGCAGACCTGGCGACAGAGCAGCTGGAGAGCCTTCTGTTCATTCTGCACACCCTGGCATCCCACAAGGGTGGAGCCAAGATTACCAAACCGGAGTCTGTCTGCCAG ACGGTGTTGAGGCTGATTCAGAGCTCGTCTCTGTCAGCTTCCTGCTCCCGTCTTCTTCTCCAGATCacctcctctctgctcctcggGGAGAACGTCAGCCTGCCAAACTCACTCATCCAAGAGACTGTGCAAAAG ATATTTCGGAGCACTGTGGGGCACGATCTGATTCTGGAGTTCACCAAAGAGATGTTCACCATGAAACAGTTTGAGCAG ctcttcctccCCACCCTGCTGCGCTTCACCACAGGGCTGTTCAACCAGGGTGATGCCCTCTCTCGCCACAGCAGCCTGGATGTGCTGGTCAGTCTGATCCTCGCTAAAGCTCCGCCCCCCACAGATGGCTCCATGGCCTTTGAAACCTACCCACTGCTTTTCACCGGTCAGACAACAGG CAGAGTGTTTAGCAGGAAGGAGGAAATTCAGCGGAGCCATGCTGAGTCAAAGCAACTAGCCGTGCCTGAGCTGGTGCTGTCAATGATCAAAATTCCCGATGAGCCGGACCAACCCGTCAGTAACCTCTCGCTGCCATGGGCTGCACTTGTACTGCTGCCTCATCTCAG GCCTCTGGCTCCAGCCGCTGTCGTACCTGATGTGACAGCTTTCCTAAACCGCCTCCTGTGTGAGATCGAGGCAGAGAAACTAGGGAAAG CTGCTCTGTTCGTAGCCAGACAAGCCCTGAGCTGCCTCCTGTCTCTGGACAGCTCTGCCCAGCTTCTCTCACTGGTCACGGTGGAAAAAGTCAACTCGATCCTACG GAAATTTCCCACAGACCTGTCAGCTCTGCTGCTAGCAGACTTGTACTACACCCGTCTGACACTCAGTGGGGTTTCAGAGCACCTATCCCACAATGCCTTGCTTGAACTCTACCAGATGCTGTACTGCAACCTCTCGTCCAACATTTCTAAG attcGTCTGCTGACTCTGAGGCTCTTCTCTCAGTTCGATGCAGAGCTCCCTCCACAGGCTGAG GGTGAGGATAACGTGGAGGTGCAGTCGGTGTTCGCAGTGTGCCTGCAGGCGGAGTTGGTGCCGGCTTCAGTGCACGACTACAGAGAGAAGCTGCTTCACCTCCGGAAGCTGAGACACGACCTGGTGCCGCGCAGCCTGCCCCGCGGGCCTCCTGGCACCGTCCAGCAG GTTCCTCTGCGGTACCTCATTGCAATGCTGTTTGTGAACTTCAGGCCACTGTGGGACCCAGTCATTGAACTTATTGT GAGCCATGCCAGAGGCATGGACAACAAGGACTTCTGGATGGTGTACCATGAACATCTGGAGATGGTGGCCGGGCTGGCAG AGAAGGAattggaagaagaagaagatgatgatgaagaaaagCCCAGTGTTCAGAGCGAGCCAGgctgtgatgtcattgaaaGCGGGGATGTGGGGACTCTTTTCCTAGAGCAGCTGAAATTGGCCTCCGACCCCAGTGAAAGGACAGACTTCACTAACTTCCGCAGTTTACTGTGGCGCGCTATGGCCCAGTTTACCGACAGAGTGGAGCCACGCAGCCGGGAACTGACCCCGCTGCTGCTCAGGTTTATCAG GAATGAGTTTTATCTCACAGACCTGCTGGTGGCGCCCACTCAGGACCTGAGAAAGAGAAGCGATGCTGCCCTGGAGGATAAATCAGGGATGACTGAGCACATGGAAGAaggggaagaggaggaggaggcagaggaagGAAGCAAACAGCAGAGGAAGTCACTTCCAAGAAGAGCAACGGCCAA ACAGCTCATCGCTCATCTGAAAGTATTTTCCAAGTTCACCAACCCTCGGGCTCTCTATCTGGAAAGCAGCCTCCGTGAGCTCTATAATCAG CTGCTCACCCATCAGGATCAGCAGATTCAGCAAGTGGCCCTGGAGTGTGTCATCACATACAAGGACCCCAACATAGTTCCGTACAA ggagAATCTTGAGAGGCTACTGGATGACAAACACTTCAAAGAGGAAATCGTCCATTTCAACATCTCTGAGGAGACTGGAGTGGTTGATGCTTCCCACAGAGGCAAACTTATACCACTGCTCATGAG GATCCTGTTTGGTCGTCTGCGCTCCAAAGCAGGCAGCAAGTTTCAGGGGAAGGCGAGCGCTACCTACCGGTCCTCCATCATTCTACGCTTCCTGGCAGGATGTCAGGCTGAGGAGCTGGGGATGTTCATTGACCTGCTTTTTGAGCCAGTCAGCCATCACTGCCAAG GTTCCTGTCTGGCTGCAGTTCAGAGGGCGGTAGCAGAGACCGACCTGGGTGCTGTCCTGCCGCTGGGCCGTCTTCACAGCCTGCTGAACACTATAAATGTGGTGATCCAGAAACTGGGCCACCTCATCCACGTCTACCTGCCCAAAGTGCTGCAGATCCTAGTGTGTGTCACAGCGTCCGTGTCCACCATTTTGGACCAGAGAGAACAG CTGCGAGCAGGCTGCATTAATCCTCTGAAGAACCTGAGGAGACTCGGGATCCTGAGGATCCTGGACTTCTTCGATTGCTTCGACACCTACAGCTTCAGGCCAGATGAGATTGATGCTGTGTTTGAGGCAGCGGTCTGGCCTCAG GTGCGCCGTCTCCCAACAGAGAGCACCTACTCCCCCACCCCTCTGCTGAAACTTATCCATGTGTGGTCCAAAGATGCCAG GTACTTCCCCCTCCTTGCCAAGCAGAAGCCGGACCACCCAGAGTGCGACATCCTTCTAAACGTCTTCGCCCTCCTCTCAGCTAAGAAAGTATCTCCAGCAACCATCGCAGTAGTAATGGACATAGCCGAGTATTTGGCAACAGCTGCAGACTTTGTTGCCTCAGAAACTGAGACGGAGCTCAGCGTCAACGGCTGTGTGTTTCCACAGCCTGCAGAGGGAGCTCTCATTGCAGCAG ATTCACTTGCTCAAGGCCCCAGATTGCTGCTGCCTCACATTCCCACGCTGCTGCGCTACTTCAGCGGAATTGTACGCAACACAGACAGACTCAAGAAGAAGAAGTTCAGGGCACAGGTGGCCAAAGAGCTCAACATCCTGTCCAA GGTCAGCCGATTTGTGAGCAACAAGGAGCAGAGCTCGATGCTTATCAGCCTGCTGCTTCCTTACCTCCAGAAAGGCAACAAATCACAA GAGACAGAAATCGACCTCCTGGCCACCATACAGAACCTGCTGAGACAGTGTGACAAGCCCTCCGTCTTCCTCCGGCCGCTCAGCAAACTCTTCTCCATCATTCACAACAAGCTGCCAAGGCAGGCCCTCACCAACGTCTTCCAG ACTCTGTCGGATCTGGACCCTTCACTCACATACATCACTGACTTGGCAACAAAG CTGAACGCGTTTGACAGTCGACACTTGGACGAGATCCATTTTGACGTGCGTCTGACGGCGTTCCAAGACGCCACCAGACGAGTCAAAGGCATGCAGACTCTGGACCTGGACTACATCAGCACCGTCATGCACAATTGTTTCCACACCTATGAG ATCGGGGACATGTCACTGGGAGACAACGCCACCTTGTGTCTGTCTGCAGTGATCACCCAGCTGGCAGCCGTGGGGCCCGGAGAGCAGATCTACAGGGATGTAGTGCAACACATCATCCTGGACGCTGTGCACAAGGGCCTCCGCAGCAAAACGGAG AGTGTGCAGCATGAGTATACAACCATACTGGCCTGCCTGGTGAAGACCTTTCCTTCCAAGAAAGAGTTTAGAGACCTGGTGCAGCTCGCCAACTACAGCGACCCCGAGTCTGACTTCTTTGAGCACATGAAGCACATCCAG ATCCACCGTCGGGGTCGTGCCCTGAGGAAGCTCGCCAAACAGCTGACCGAGGGTACGGTGGTGTTGACGCCCCGTTCCCTCCAGAACTACATCATGCCGTACGCCATGACGGCCCTGCTGGACGAAAAGATGCTGAAG CATGAGAACATGATATCAGCATCGGTGGAGGTGGTGGGCGCGGTGTGTCGCAGGCTCACCTGGTCCAAATACCTCTACTACCTCAAGCAGTTCATCCACATCCTGCAGACAGCGCAGGCTGAACAGAAACTGGCTGTCAG TTTGCTGGTCACCGTCTTGGAGGCTTTCCATTTTGACCACCAGACCCTCAGCAGAGAAATGGAAGCCGCCAAAGCCAGAGAGG CTGGGAGTGTGGAAATCAACGCAGACGACGAAAACGTAGCTGCGGATGACGAATCTGACGCGAGCGACGATGAGGAAGAGATGGAAGTCGACGGTAATGCTTCCACTGATGTCCCCATGGAAATGGAGGGAGCTCCTGCCACTAAAGTCAAGGCGCAGGCAGCTCCTAAATTATCCACGGCAGTGAGTGGACTGCCGCAGAGCGCGGAGGAGCTGGAGTCTCTGATCGGTTTGATTCATCAGACTGTTAATGAGAGCGTCCTGCCCCGTCTCCACAAGTGTCTCAATGCAAAG GTGAAGCGTGACGAGGAGCACAAGGCAGTGAAGTCAAAGGATGTGAAGGACGAGGAGGTGGTGCGGATACCAATCGCCTTCGCCATGGTCAAACTAATGCAGACGCTGCCTCCGCACATCATGGAGGCCAACCTCCCTGG GATTCTGATCAAGATTTGTGTTCTGCTGAGGAACCGTTTCCAGGAGATCCGTGACGTGGCGAGAGGAACTCTGGTGAAGATAATCGAGACTTTAGGCTGCAGATACCTGCAGTACCTGCTCAAAGAGATGCAAGGTGTTCTGGTCAAGGGATACCAA CTCCACGTGTTAACATTCACAGTGTACCAGCTGCTCTCAGCTCTCACTCCAACCCTAAAGAGTGGAGACCTGGACTCCTGCATGAACATGCTCATTGAT ATCTTCAATAACGAGCTGTTTGGGACGGTCGCCGAGGAGAAGGAAGTGAAGGGTATCGTTTCCAAGCTGATGGAGGCCCGCCACAGTAAGAGCATGGACTCGTACGAGCTACTGGCACAATTCTGCAGCAAGGAGAGCATCACCAAGCTCATACTGCCCCTGAAGGAG ATCTTGGAGGCTACATCGAGTTTGAAGGTGTGTAACCGGGTGGCTGCAGTACTGCGGCGACTGGTCTCAGGTCTGCTTGTCAACAGCGGCATGACTTCGCAAGACATCCTTCTGCTGAGCCATGGCCTTGTCAGCCAGAGCCTGCCACTTCTCACAAAAAGAGACcg GGACAAAGCATCAGCTAAGCCTCCCCCAGATCCCAGACTGCCCCCTCCCAGCTGTCTGCTCCTGCCTCCCACTCCAAAGAGAGGAGGTCAGAAAGCTCCTGTCAGCAGCCGCACCAACATGCACATCCTGGTGGACGCCGGCCTCAAG CTGCTCCACCTGAGTTTGAAGAAATCCAAAGTGACATCATCCGATCCCTCAGCCCTGGAAATGCTGGATCCTTTTGTGCACTTGTTGCTCACCTGCCTCGACTCCATGCATGTCAAG GTGATCACAGAGGCTCTGATAGCGTTCACTTGGCTGTTAAAGTTCCCTCTGCCAGCAGTGGAGCAGAACGCTGGGCAGCTGACCAAGCAGCTCTTTGTCCTGCTGAAGGATTACTCCAAGGCTGGAGCCGCCCGTGGGGAGAACTACCACCTGGTCCAGAACTGCTTCAAG gCCATGACTGTTCTGGTGAAGAATGTCAAAACCAACAGCATCTCTGAGACGCAGCTGCAGGTGCTTTTGGGATACGCCGAGGAGGACATCTACGACCAGTCTCGCCAGGCTACTGCCTTCGGTATGCTCAAG GCAATTCTGTCCAGGAAGCTTGTTGTTCCCGAGATGGAGGAGGTGATGAAAAAAGTGGCCAAGTTGTCGGTTACTGGCAGCAACGCTATGATCAGAATCCACTGTCGACAG ATCTATCTGAAGTACCTGCTGGACTACCCGCTGGGGAAGAAGCTGAAACTACACCTGGAGTTTGTGGTGGCGCAGCTGCGCTATGAGCAAGACACGGGCAGGGAGTCAGTGCTGGAGATGCTGGCATACATCTTCCAGACTTTCCCTCAG AAAATTCTCTTGGGCCACAGCGCTCTGTTCTTTGCCCCGCTTGCTCTTGTTGTGGTCAACGATGACTCGGCGCGGTGCAAGAAGATGGCAGCTATGGCCATCAAGACTCTGCTCACACAGTTGGACTCGAACAACCAGAACACCCTGTTCTCCATTGTCAGCACTTGGCTAAATGCAGAAAAG GTCAGCCTGCGGCGTCTCGGGGCGCAGATATGCGGCCTGTtcgtggaggtggaggaggagaaatTTGCCCGTCGACTGGAGGACCTGCTGCCGCTGCTGGAGAAGGAGATCAACCCCGACAACTATGAAGAT ATCgaagaggagcaggaggagaaagGAGCTGACAGGCTGCTCTTCAGTTATCTGACTCTCCTCACTAAActgagcaaacactgtggattCCTGGAGCTCAGCAAGCCTAGTGACACACTCCAGAACATCTGGG GTCACATCGAAGCCCACCTGCGGTACCCTCACTGCTGGGTGTGGCTAACGGCCTCACAGCTTTTCGGCCAGCTGTTTGCAGCTCACCGGGCAGAGCAGCTGGTTGCCGTTTGGAGAGGCGAGGGAGATGCTTCATCAGAGTTGGCAGCCACCGACTTTATCACCTGCAACCTGGATAAGAAG ATGAGAGAGTTGGCGCTGTCTTTTTGCTATCAGCTGCAGTCCAAGTACCTGGACACAGCGTCAGGAGAGCAG GTGATCAAGAACTTGCTGTTCGTCGGCAAGGTGATCTACCTCATTTCCCCCGAGTCCCAAATCATAACTcaggaagaagagaaagagggagaggacgAGCAAATGGAGAATGGTGATGAGggagatgaagaagaggaggaggagagagaggaagagggaaaagaagaggaggaggaagaagaagatgacAAAGAAGACAGGCCTCCTTCCCTGCTGTGGCTGATGAAGAAACTGTCTCTGATGGCAAAGAGAGAAGCTGCATATGCTCCCAAAGTTCCCCTCAAG AGAACGTGCGTGTTTAAATTCCTGGGAGCAATGGCCATGGACTTGGGGAAAGAACGGCTCGCCCCGTATTTGACCACGATAATCACACCACTGTACAGAGAGCTGGACAGCACATACGCAGACCAGG ATCCCACACTGAAGAACCTTGCTCAGGAGCTCATCGAGCTGATGAAGAAACAGGTGGGCCTGGAGAGATTCTCCCTGGCCTTCTCTGCCGTCCAGAAGGAATTCTCACAGAGACGAGCGGCACGCAAACAACACAGAGCCATGCAG GCGGTCGCAAACCCAGACATCGCTGcaaagaagaagctgaagaagcaCAAGAACAAAATCGAAGCCAAAAAGAGGAAGATCGAATTCCTCCGGCCTGGATATAAAGCCAAGAAGCAGCGAAGCCACGCGCTCAAAGACCTGGCCATGGTGCAGTGA